A stretch of the Microtus ochrogaster isolate Prairie Vole_2 linkage group LG2, MicOch1.0, whole genome shotgun sequence genome encodes the following:
- the Tdrd6 gene encoding tudor domain-containing protein 6 isoform X4, with the protein MSSTPGLPTPGASLALRVSFVDVHPEVIPVQLWGLVGQRREEYVRLSREIQEAAATRGPWALGGASASPGELCLVQVGLMWHRCRVVSRQAQDSRVFLLDEGRTITAGAGSLAPGRSEFFHLPSEVLGCVLAGLVPAGGGGTGGGEPQHWSPRAVDFLSNLQGKEVHGRVLDVLLLHRLVLLEVPAVSQQMKELGLARHVPDSLFRSLLKRYLTAAGLGSSGAPVLPRAAPKQEHPGLDYFYPQLQLGVTEPVVVTQVCHPHRIHCQLRSLSQEIHRLSESMAQVYRAPTGTEDEDSGSATWEEREESPDKPGSPCASCGLDGQWYRALLLETFRPQRCAQVLHVDYGRKELVSCSSLRYLLPEYFRMPVVTYPCALYGLWDCGRGWSRSQVGDLKALILGQAVNAKIEFYCSFEHMYYVTLYGEDGINLNSVFGVQSCCLADRFLQSQGIEEEEEEEAEMALQSQSPAEEMEEVVSLPSLRHIRLKMNSFYDAQVEFVKSPSEFWIRLRKHKSTFSKLLKRMCSFYSSASKLDGVVLKPEPDDLCCVKWKENGYYRAMVTRLISKSVEVFLVDRGNSETMDWGDVRMLLPQFRQLPILALKCSLADIWPLGKSWSQEAISFFKKTVLHKELVVHILDKQNHQYVIEILDESRTGEENISKVIAQAGYAKYQEFETKGNARLSAHSPGHGSSHFIAETNKISSAKNVEGEQKAKKDNKPVSLSEALTDTVSLSNVLTGQTGQDREEVTTDYSLLTLNYLKTMPDCCGKGELEVGSTVEVKVSHIETPGSFWCQLMRNAQGFQTLMCDIEDYCKSEPAPYKGDTRACLAIRTANGRWSRAVISGAPSLEHVRVVFVDYGDKDVISMKNILSISDAFLKVRAQAFWCSLYNLIQPTGDNPFVWDEKAVKAFSGFIDDAWQNNLELKCTLFALASRHDEEWFNVVDLLTPFQSACHFLVEKSLARPVKLQKPLEPSVQLHSYYYSTHDLKIGSEELVYVTHVEDPWTFYCQLARNTNILEQLSYNIMQLSKALLDVKASPLVPGTLCLAKYTDGNWYRGVIEKEPNKIFFVDFGNTYVASDHLLPIPRDAYDVLLLPMQAIKCSLSDIPTHIPGEVTAWFQETVLDKSLKALVVAKDLDGRLIIELYDESVQINATVNEKLGLLGYRNSTRKNDRENEIILCVTETPEDRSETMKLSPTEYLSKPGESRSRSRERMGESCKPKLSPAGKELRYLQGSSKANLVTYQDSMGNRNDGGFPLGREKKEDTFGNSPTSAPKPDSTLPERRMGERGSKDLPPKFCEFPQKTIAPGLKTSVYVSHINDPSDFYIQLMEDEAEINRLSERLNDVRTRPPCHTGPPWQSGDVICAIFSEDNLWYRAVVLEQQPNDLLSIQFIDYGNMSVVHTNKTGKLGPIDAVIPALCLHCSLRGILVPDMVSCKEMVNYFSQRTDEVQIRCEFVKFQGTWEVILADEHGIIAEDMINRFPFKEKSQMGLTTQIMKGDCTKSTAKPSIDTSVFLNWYNPKAKSVRAYATVIDGPEYFWCQFADSEKLQYLETEVQSAAKQLADRKSCLQCPQIGDPCIVRYREDGHYYRALITNICEDRLVSVRLVDFGNMEDCVDPKALWNIPSELLSVPMQAFPCCLSGFTVSGGVCPQEGNDYFYEIVTEDVLEITILEIRRDVCAIPLAIVELKSKGESINEKMKKYAKMGIPKNDLHYEKHGLDRKGGFGPTSPDLDLKKPGHKMAPEKTLYVEGRAGEFSERIEKDLNIETKPSKFYDRSTHNIFEALENSRQGKMGSERLEGSLDYHFVDRARFEDSYHVSGFNPIMSHASELKELAELNSLEVPLSPDEDCKEFLKLESFELQHSPIGEEEKEELGLGSPGAPLSPGCEAGAALEPFMVQLPLDCEVEKQLELELPTPQLSLEDSISPLSATVSQDIQKSRCAEDERVSSCVASSDGGQSMLPLHHHEESSDSPTHEEMNIFEEESPQFENRDNTAALAPLFSEGDARDGSKCGSAVPVQLQNTYTLKGFSVGSKCVVWSSLKNTWSRCEILELAEEGTRVLNLSNGEEETVSPENVWNGIPKVDKNPSEAAFQTVEKELSFVSSVDTAVKDLSSVSEECGGDADTTLNI; encoded by the exons ATGAGTTCGACTCCAGGGTTGCCCACTCCGGGGGCCTCCCTGGCCCTGCGGGTGTCCTTCGTGGACGTGCATCCCGAGGTGATCCCGGTGCAGCTTTGGGGGTTGGTGGGCCAGCGGCGGGAAGAGTACGTGCGGCTGAGCCGGGAGATCCAGGAGGCCGCAGCCACGCGAGGCCCGTGGGCTCTGGGTGGGGCCTCGGCATCGCCGGGAGAGCTGTGCCTGGTGCAGGTGGGACTTATGTGGCACCGCTGTCGCGTTGTCAGCCGCCAGGCGCAGGACAGCCGCGTCTTCCTGCTGGATGAGGGCCGCACCATTACGGCTGGCGCGGGCTCGCTGGCACCGGGGCGCAGCGAGTTTTTCCACCTGCCCTCGGAGGTGCTGGGCTGTGTGCTGGCCGGCCTGGTGCCCGCGGGCGGCGGTGGCACCGGCGGTGGCGAACCCCAGCACTGGTCCCCCCGGGCCGTGGACTTCCTTAGCAACCTGCAGGGTAAGGAGGTGCATGGACGGGTCCTGGACGTGCTGCTCCTCCATCGCCTGGTGCTGCTGGAGGTGCCCGCTGTGTCTCAGCAGATGAAGGAGCTGGGCCTGGCCAGGCACGTGCCGGACAGTCTCTTCCGCTCGCTGCTCAAACGCTACCTGACTGCAGCTGGGTTGGGCAGCTCTGGAGCTCCAGTTCTCCCTCGAGCCGCCCCCAAACAAGAGCATCCTGGCTTGGATTACTTCTATCCCCAACTGCAGCTGGGAGTGACAGAGCCTGTGGTTGTAACCCAAGTGTGCCATCCCCACCGCATTCACTGCCAACTTCGGAGTCTGTCGCAGGAGATCCACCGCCTCTCGGAGAGCATGGCTCAGGTATATCGGGCTCCCACGGGGACAGAGGATGAGGATTCGGGCAGTGCcacctgggaggagagggaggagagcccAGACAAGCCGGGGTCTCCATGTGCCTCCTGTGGCTTAGACGGACAGTGGTACCGGGCTCTCTTGCTTGAGACTTTCAGGCCTCAGCGCTGTGCCCAGGTGCTTCACGTCGATTACGGCAGAAAAGAGCTAGTGAGCTGCAGCAGCCTTCGCTACTTGCTGCCCGAGTATTTTCGAATGCCCGTGGTGACTTACCCTTGTGCTCTGTATGGGCTCTGGGACTGTGGGAGAGGCTGGTCCCGGTCCCAAGTAGGTGACTTGAAAGCTCTGATCCTGGGCCAGGCGGTGAATGCGAAGATTGAATTTTACTGCTCCTTCGAGCACATGTATTATGTCACCCTGTACGGGGAAGACGGAATTAACCTCAACAGTGTGTTCGGCGTACAGTCCTGTTGCCTGGCTGACCGATTTCTTCAGAGCCAGGGgatagaggaggaagaggaggaggaagcagagatggccCTCCAGTCTCAGTCCCCTGCcgaggagatggaggaggtggtgtccctcccttccttaagACACATCAGGCTGAAGATGAACTCCTTCTATGACGCCCAGGTGGAGTTTGTCAAGAGCCCTTCTGAGTTCTGGATTCGCCTGAGAAAGCACAAGAGCACCTTCAGCAAGTTGCTGAAGAGGATGTGCAGCTTCTATTCGTCGGCTAGTAAGCTGGACGGGGTGGTTCTGAAGCCTGAGCCAGATGACCTCTGCTGCGTCAAGTGGAAAGAAAACGGCTACTACCGCGCCATGGTCACCCGGCTAATCAGCAAGAGTGTGGAGGTGTTCTTGGTAGACAGGGGTAATTCGGAGACCATGGACTGGGGTGACGTGAGGATGTTGCTCCCCCAGTTTAGGCAGCTGCCAATATTGGCTCTGAAGTGCTCCTTGGCTGACATCTGGCCTTTGGGGAAAAGTTGGAGCCAGGAGGcgatctcattttttaaaaagacagtgcTCCACAAAGAATTAGTGGTCCACATTCTTGATAAGCAGAATCATCAGTATGTCATAGAGATTCTTGATGAATCCAGAACCGGGGAGGAAAACATCAGCAAAGTCATTGCTCAAGCTGGATACGCCAAGTACCAGGAGTTTGAAACGAAAGGAAACGCCAGACTCAGTGCCCACTCCCCAGGGCACGGTTCAAGTCATTTTATTGCAGAGACCAACAAAATATCTTCTGCCAAAAATGTCGAAGGAGAACAGAAAGCCAAGAAAGACAACAAACCCGTATCTCTTTCTGAAGCTTTGACCGATACAGTAAGCCTTTCGAATGTTCTCACCGGACAGACTGGACAGGACAGAGAGGAGGTAACAACCGATTATTCTCTCCTTACGCTGAATTACCTGAAAACGATGCCAGACTGCTGTGGTAAAGGGGAGCTGGAAGTGGGCAGTACTGTTGAAGTGAAGGTGTCTCACATCGAAACCCCTGGCTCcttctggtgtcagctgatgaggAACGCGCAGGGATTCCAAACCCTGATGTGTGATATTGAGGACTATTGCAAAAGCGAACCGGCTCCCTACAAGGGGGACACACGCGCTTGTCTGGCAATCCGAACAGCAAACGGAAGATGGTCCAGAGCTGTGATTAGTGGCGCGCCGTCTCTGGAGCACGTCAGGGTGGTATTTGTAGACTATGGAGACAAAGATGTGATATCCATGAAGAACATACTCTCCATTAGTGACGCCTTTCTCAAGGTCAGAGCTCAGGCATTTTGGTGCAGTCTTTACAATTTAATTCAGCCAACTGGTGACAACCCCTTTGTTTGGGATGAAAAGGCGGTGAAGGCTTTTAGTGGGTTTATAGATGATGCTTGGCAGAATAACTTAGAATTAAAATGCACACTCTTTGCTTTGGCATCGAGGCACGATGAAGAGTGGTTCAACGTTGTGGACTTGCTAACACCTTTTCAGAGTGCCTGCCATTTTTTAGTAGAAAAGAGCCTTGCTAGGCCAGTGAAACTTCAGAAGCCTCTGGAGCCCTCTGTTCAGCTCCATTCCTACTACTATTCCACACATGACCTAAAAATCGGAAGTGAAGAATTGGTGTACGTGACCCATGTGGAGGACCCTTGGACATTTTATTGCCAACTCGCAAGAAATACGAATATTCTAGAACAATTATCATACAACATTATGCAGCTAAGTAAAGCCTTGCTGGATGTAAAGGCATCCCCCTTGGTCCCTGGAACTTTGTGCCTGGCCAAATATACCGATGGTAACTGGTACAGGGGAGTAATCGAAAAAGAGCCAAACAAAATCTTCTTCGTTGATTTTGGCAACACTTATGTAGCAAGTGACCATCTGCTCCCGATCCCTCGAGATGCCTACGATGTTCTGCTCTTACCCATGCAAGCCATTAAATGTTCATTATCGGACATTCCTACTCATATCCCAGGAGAGGTTACAGCGTGGTTTCAGGAGACGGTTTTAGATAAGTCGCTGAAGGCTTTGGTCGTCGCCAAAGACCTAGACGGACGCCTGATTATAGAGCTCTATGATGAAAGCGTCCAAATTAATGCCACTGTTAACGAGAAGCTAGGGCTCCTTGGTTACCGAAACAGCACAAgaaaaaatgacagagagaatGAAATAATCCTCTGTGTGACCGAAACCCCTGAAGACAGAAGTGAGACCATGAAGTTATCCCCTACAGAGTATCTGAGTAAGCCGGGAGAGAGCAGGTCGCGCAGTAGAGAGAGAATGGGTGAATCATGCAAACCCAAGCTCAGTCCAGCAGGCAAGGAGCTCAGATATTTACAAGGCTCCTCAAAGGCCAATCTAGTCACCTATCAGGACTCTATGGGAAACAGAAATGATGGAGGGTTTCCAttagggagggaaaagaaagaagatacatTTGGCAACTCACCCACGAGTGCTCCCAAaccagactccacccttcctgAGAGAAGAATGGGAGAACGGGGCAGCAAAGACCTGCCTCCAAAGTTCTGTGAGTTCCCACAAAAGACAATAGCACCTGGTTTAAAGACCTCTGTGTATGTCTCGCACATTAATGACCCTTCAGATTTTTACATCCAGCTGATGGAAGATGAAGCTGAGATCAATCGTCTTTCAGAGAGATTAAATGATGTCAGGACAAGGCCCCCGTGTCACACGGGCCCGCCTTGGCAAAGTGGGGATGTGATATGTGCCATTTTCTCAGAAGATAACTTGTGGTACCGAGCAGTGGTCCTGGAACAACAACCCAATGACCTTCTCTCCATACAGTTTATAGATTATGGCAACATGTCTGTGGTCCACACTAATAAAACGGGTAAGCTTGGCCCCATCGatgctgtgatcccagcactgtgcCTCCATTGCTCCCTAAGGGGGATTTTGGTACCCGACATGGTGAGCTGTAAGGAGATGGTGAACTACTTTTCCCAAAGGACGGATGAGGTTCAGATAAGATGTGAATTTGTTAAATTCCAAGGCACCTGGGAAGTGATTCTTGCGGATGAGCATGGAATCATAGCTGAAGATATGATTAACAGGTTTCCGTTCAAGGAAAAATCTCAAATGGGACTTACTACCCAAATCATGAAAGGGGACTGTACAAAGTCTACTGCCAAACCTAGCATTGACACGTCAGTGTTTCTTAACTGGTATAATCCCAAAGCCAAGTCGGTAAGAGCCTATGCCACCGTGATAGACGGACCCGAATACTTTTGGTGTCAGTTTGCTGATTCTGAGAAGCTGCAGTATTTAGAAACCGAGGTTCAGAGTGCTGCGAAGCAGCTGGCGGACCGGAAAAGCTGTCTCCAGTGTCCCCAAATCGGAGACCCATGTATTGTGAGGTACAGAGAAGATGGACATTATTACAGAGCCCTCATCACTAACATATGTGAAGATCGCCTTGTATCCGTCAGGCTTGTGGATTTCGGGAACATGGAAGACTGCGTGGACCCGAAAGCACTGTGGAACATCCCGTCTGAGCTTCTATCAGTCCCCATGCAAGCCTTCCCTTGCTGCCTCTCGGGATTCACTGTCTCTGGCGGGGTGTGTCCTCAAGAgggaaatgattatttttatgagATAGTGACAGAAGATGTGTTGGAGATAACAATATTGGAGATCAGAAGGGATGTTTGTGCCATCCCCTTAGCAATTGTGGAGCTGAAAAGCAAGGGCGAAAGCATTAATGAAAAGATGAAGAAGTATGCTAAGATGGGCATTCCCAAGAATGACCTGCACTATGAGAAGCATGGCCTAGACAGAAAGGGAGGCTTTGGGCCCACCAGTCCTGACCTTGACCTTAAGAAACCAGGTCATAAAATGGCACCCGAGAAGACATTATATGTGGAAGGCAGGGCAGGTGAGTTCTCGGAGAGAATTGAAAAGGATTTAAACATTGAAACCAAGCCAAGTAAATTCTACGATCGTAGCACCCATAATATTTTCGAAGCTCTGGAAAACTCACGCCAAGGGAAAATGGGTTCTGAGAGGCTGGAAGGTAGCTTGGATTACCATTTTGTGGACAGAGCCAGGTTTGAAGACAGCTACCACGTTTCAGGATTTAACCCAATAATGTCCCACGCGAGTGAGCTGAAGGAGTTAGCGGAACTGAATTCCCTAGAAGTACCGCTCTCCCCCGATGAGGACTGcaaagaattcttaaaattgGAATCCTTTGAGTTACAGCACTCTCCCataggggaggaagagaaggaagagctagGACTAGGGTCTCCGGGGGCACCGCTGTCCCCAGGCTGTGAGGCAGGAGCCGCTCTAGAGCCATTTATGGTACAACTTCCCCTGGACTGTGAGGTGGAGAAGCAGCTAGAACTGGAACTCCCCACGCCCCAGCTCTCTTTGGAGGACAGTATAAGTCCTTTATCAGCAACTGTCAGTCAGGACATCCAGAAGTCCAGGTGTGCCGAGGATGAGAGAGTATCTAGCTGTGTGGCCTCTTCTGATGGCGGCCAGAGCATGCTGCCACTCCACCACCACGAGGAGAGCAGCGATTCCCCCACACACGAGGAAATGAACATATTCGAAGAGGAGTCTCCACAATTTGAAAACAGAGATAACACGGCTGCCTTGGCCCCTCTGTTCTCCGAGGGAGACGCCAGAGACGGGAGTAAGTGCGGGAGCGCTGTACCAG TTCAGCTACAGAACACCTACACTCTGAAAGGCTTCTCTGTTGGATCAAAGTGCGTCGTGTGGTCAAGCCTAAAGAACACGTGGTCTAGATGTGAGATTCTGGAACTAGCCGAAGAAGGAACAAGG GTTTTGAACCTTTCCAATGGTGAGGAGGAGACAGTAAGCCCTGAGAATGTCTGGAATGGTATCCCCAAGGTAGATAAGAACCCCTCTGAG GCCGCATTCCAAACAGTGGAGAAGGAGCTTTCCTTCGTGTCGTCGGTTGACACCGCCGTCAAAG ACCTTTCTTCTGTTTCAGAGGAGTGTGGAGGTGATGCTGATACAACTCTGAATATATAG